Below is a window of Deinococcus sonorensis KR-87 DNA.
CAGAAGTTCGGGTTGCGCTTGAGCACCATGCGCGTCTGCGGCAGGTACTCGCTGAACATGAAGGGACCGGTACCCACCGGTTTGGTGTTGAGGGTGGTGGCCGCTTCCTTCGGCACGATCACGTTCAGGCTGAAGGCCAGCTTGCTCAGGAGCGGCGAGTACGGCTTGCTGAGCGTGATGACCACCGTCTGCTTGGTGGGGGCGGTCACGCTCTTGACCAGCTCGAAGTCGCCGCTGCGGGGTGACTTGGTGGCCGGGTCCTTGATGCGGTTGATCGAGTACACCACGTCGCTGGCCTCCAGCGCACGGCCGTTGTGAAACTTCACGCCGCTGCGCAGCGTGAAGGTCCAGGTCAGGCCGTCCTTGCTGGCGGTCCAGCGGGTGGCCAGCGACGGCACGATTTTGCCGCTGCTGTCGAACGCCACCAGCGTGTCGTAGACGTTCTCCAGCTGGTTGCGGGTGGAGGTGGCCTCGGTGACGTGCGGGTCCAGGCCCACCGGGTCGGCCTGCATCCCGGCGCGCAGGATGCCGCCGCTGGTCTGGGCGTAGGCGGTGACCGGCACGGTCAGGCCCAGGGCGAGGCTTACGAGGACGGCGGTGCTCAGGGTACGGGACTGCTTCATGGGTTCCCTCCAGCGCGCCCAGACGCGGGCGCAGATGCGGATTAACGGTTCAGGCGCGGGTCCAGGGCGTCGCGCAGCGCGTCGCCCAGCAGGTTGAAGCCCAGCACGGTCAGCATGATGGCCAGGCCGGGGCTGATGGACATCCAGGGATTGGTTTCCAGAAACGGGCGGCCGTCGGCGATCATCTGGCCCCAGGCGGGGGCGGGCGGCTGGGTGCCGAGGCCCAGAAAGCTGAGCGCCGCCTCCGCCAGGATCGCGTAGGCCAGCCGCAGCGTGATCTCGACCAGCACCGGTCCGGCCGCGTTGGGCAGCACGTGCCGCCACAGCAGCCGCCGGTCGGTGGCGCCCAGCGCGGTGCTGGCCTCCACGTACATCGCGTCGCGGGTGCGCAGCACCGCCGCCCGCACCACCCGGGTGAAGGGGGCAGCGTAGGCCACCGCGATGGCCAGCGTCAGGTTCCAGAAGCCGCCGCCCAGGAACGCCAGCAGGGCGATGGCCAGCAGCACCGCTGGGAACGCCAGGAAGATGTCGGTGACGCGCATGATGACGGTGTCGACCCAGCCGAGGTAGTACCCGGCCAGCGCCCCCAGACTGCCGCCCACCGCCAGCGCCAGCGCCACGCTGATAGCGCTGACCGACAGGCTGATGCGGCTGCCGTAGATCACGCGCGACAGCAGGTCGCGGCCGTACAGGTCGGTGCCGAGCAGGTGGCGCAGGCTCGGCCCCTGCATCCGGTCGACCGGCATGTACCCCACCGGGTCGTAGGGCGCCAGATGCGGGGCCAGCAGCGACGCGGCCACCACCAGCACCGTGAGCAGCAGCCCGATCACGCCCCCGGGCGAGCGGAAGAACAGCCGGGCGGCGCGGCGGGCCGGGGACTGCACCCGGGCCGGCCGGGCCAGCACCGTCACGAGAACACCACCCGGCGGTCAATCAGCAGGTACAGCACGTCCACCAGCACGTTCACCAGCACAAAGCTCACGGCGATGAACAGCACCGCCCCCTGGACCACCGGGTAGTCGCGCAGGTTGATCCCTTCCAGCGCGTAGCGGCCCACGCCCGGCAGCCCGAAGATCTGCTCGATGATCACCGCGCCGCCCAGCAGGCTGCCTACCTGCAGGCCCACCACCGTCACCACCGGGATCAGGGCGTTGCGCATGGCGTGGCGGTACACCACCACCCGCTCGCGCAGCCCTTTGGCACGGGCAGTGCGGACATAATCCTGACCCAGCACCTCCAGCAGACTGGCGCGCACGATGCGGGTCACGGCGGCGGCCAGCCCCAGGCTCAGCGCCAGCGACGGCAGGAACAAGGAGCGCAGGTTCTGGCCCAGCGACTCGGGCAGCGGCACAAAGCCGTTCGGCGGAAACACCCGCCACGTCAGGCTGAGCAGCAGAATCAGCAGCAGCGCCAGCCAGAACTCTGGCGCGGCCAGCCCGATCAGCACGAAGCTGCTCGACAGCACGTCGGCGGCCTTGCCCCGGTTCAGGGCAGCCGTGACGCCCAGCGGCACCCCGATCAGTAGGGCCATCAGCAGCGCCAGCACCGTCAGTTCCAAAGTGACCGGAAAGCGCAGCATCAGGTCAGTGAAGACCGGGCGCGCGGTGCGCAGGCTGACGCCCAGGTCACCGTGCAGCAGCGCACCAAGCCACGTCCCGAACTGCACCGGAATCGGCTGGTCCAGCCCGAACAGCCGCCGCATCTCGGCCTGCTGCTCGGGGCTGACGTTGCCTTCCAGCCCGATCAGGTTGGTGACCACGTCGCCCGGCACCAGCCGGATCAGCGCAAAGACCAGCACGCTGACGCCGAAGGCTGCAAACAGCGCCAGCAGCAGCCTGCGGGCCAGCCAGCCGGCGCTCATCGGCGCTCCAGCAGCAGGTAGCTGAGCGTCACCTCCTCCAGCACCACCGCGCGGTGCCGCTCGCCGGCCGGGATGAAGGTCACGTCGCCGGCCGCGAGCTCGTACTCCCGCCCGCCGCTGACCGCGCGCATCCGGCCGGTGTGGATGAACGACACCTCGTCCTGCTCGTGCTCGGTTTCCGGCAGCTCGGTGCCGGCGGGAAAGCTCAGCCGCCCGAAGGTG
It encodes the following:
- a CDS encoding cupin domain-containing protein, producing the protein MELLNVHDDQRRFQHLPATFGRLSFPAGTELPETEHEQDEVSFIHTGRMRAVSGGREYELAAGDVTFIPAGERHRAVVLEEVTLSYLLLERR
- a CDS encoding ABC transporter permease, producing the protein MTVLARPARVQSPARRAARLFFRSPGGVIGLLLTVLVVAASLLAPHLAPYDPVGYMPVDRMQGPSLRHLLGTDLYGRDLLSRVIYGSRISLSVSAISVALALAVGGSLGALAGYYLGWVDTVIMRVTDIFLAFPAVLLAIALLAFLGGGFWNLTLAIAVAYAAPFTRVVRAAVLRTRDAMYVEASTALGATDRRLLWRHVLPNAAGPVLVEITLRLAYAILAEAALSFLGLGTQPPAPAWGQMIADGRPFLETNPWMSISPGLAIMLTVLGFNLLGDALRDALDPRLNR
- a CDS encoding ABC transporter permease: MSAGWLARRLLLALFAAFGVSVLVFALIRLVPGDVVTNLIGLEGNVSPEQQAEMRRLFGLDQPIPVQFGTWLGALLHGDLGVSLRTARPVFTDLMLRFPVTLELTVLALLMALLIGVPLGVTAALNRGKAADVLSSSFVLIGLAAPEFWLALLLILLLSLTWRVFPPNGFVPLPESLGQNLRSLFLPSLALSLGLAAAVTRIVRASLLEVLGQDYVRTARAKGLRERVVVYRHAMRNALIPVVTVVGLQVGSLLGGAVIIEQIFGLPGVGRYALEGINLRDYPVVQGAVLFIAVSFVLVNVLVDVLYLLIDRRVVFS